Proteins from one Coffea arabica cultivar ET-39 chromosome 8c, Coffea Arabica ET-39 HiFi, whole genome shotgun sequence genomic window:
- the LOC113705967 gene encoding cytosolic sulfotransferase 15-like, whose amino-acid sequence MDEFQGLLQTIPKEVNWDGLLLYYYNNFWCPGGVLKSTIFFQRNFKAKDSDIILASIPKSGTTWLKSLSFSIINRKKCTTPESPLLITNPHDLVSCMEYDLFLKSENPDLEAFSCPRILSTHLPYHALPQSILNTKCRIIYICRNPLDQFISLRHFLLENSGEDQQKALPIDEAFELFCKGIYPFGPVWDHAEGYWNASLNDVQKVVFLKYEDLKIDATSHVKMLAEFLGFPFSPEEDENGVVKEIVKLCSLENLKNMEVNKNGLLVLSPTIKFKARSFFRKGEVGDWKNFLNNSMAERYKKIMEEKLGKSGLAFELL is encoded by the coding sequence ATGGATGAATTTCAAGGATTGCTACAAACAATTCCTAAAGAAGTAAACTGGGATGGTCTGTTGCTATACTACTACAACAATTTTTGGTGTCCAGGAGGAGTGCTTAAATCCACAATTTTCTTTCAAAGAAACTTCAAAGCTAAGGATTCCGACATTATCTTAGCTTCCATCCCTAAATCAGGCACCACTTGGCTAAAATCACTTAGCTTTAGCATCATCAACCGCAAGAAGTGCACAACACCAGAGAGCCCTCTCCTCATCACCAATCCTCATGATCTTGTAAGTTGCATGGAGTATGATTTATTTCTGAAAAGCGAAAATCCTGATCTTGAGGCCTTCTCATGTCCAAGAATTTTATCAACACATCTACCCTACCATGCCCTTcctcaatcaattttgaataccAAATGTCGCATAATTTATATATGTAGAAACCCTTTGGATCAGTTCATTTCTCTCCGGCactttttgcttgaaaatagtGGTGAAGATCAGCAAAAAGCACTTCCTATTGATGAAGCttttgaattattttgcaaaGGCATATACCCTTTTGGTCCCGTTTGGGATCATGCTGAGGGGTACTGGAATGCAAGCCTAAATGATGTTCAAAAGGTGGTGTTTCTCAAGTACGAGGATCTCAAAATAGATGCAACTTCTCACGTGAAGATGCTAGCAGAGTTCTTGGGATTTCCTTTTTCTCCAGAGGAAGATGAAAATGGTGTAGTCAAAGAAATAGTTAAGCTTTGTAGCTTAGAGAATCTCAAGAATATGGAGGTGAACAAGAACGGTCTTCTTGTTTTATCTCCAACTATTAAGTTTAAGGCTCGTTCCTTTTTCAGAAAGGGAGAAGTAGGAGATTGGAAAAATTTTCTCAATAATTCCATGGCAGAACGTTACAAGAAGATTATGGAAGAAAAGTTGGGAAAATCTGGTTTGGCATTTGAACTGTTATAA
- the LOC113705968 gene encoding cytosolic sulfotransferase 15 translates to MEETPIFRPSSSTKVVEDMDEFQESLQTIPKKVNWDGRWLCYYNNFWCPERVLKSTIFFQRNFKAKDSDIILASIPKSGTTWLKSLSFSIINRKKCTIPESPLLITNPHDLVRSMEYGLFLNSENPDLEAFSCPRIFSTHLPYHALPQSILNAKCRIIYICRNPLDQFISLRHFLLENSGEDQQKALPIDEAFELFCKGLYPFGPVWDHAEGYWNASLNDVQKVVFLKYEDLKIDATSHVKMLAEFLGFPFSPEEVENGVVEEIVKLCSLENLKNMEVNKNGVVVKSPTVKFKAGSYFRKGEVGDWKNFLNNSMAERYKKIMEEKLGKSGLAFELL, encoded by the coding sequence ATGGAAGAAACGCCAATATTCCGTCCTTCATCCTCAACCAAAGTTGTAGAGGATATGGATGAATTTCAAGAATCGCTACAAACAATTCCTAAAAAGGTAAACTGGGATGGCCGGTGGCTATGCTACTACAACAATTTTTGGTGTCCAGAAAGAGTGCTTAAATCCACAATTTTCTTTCAAAGAAACTTCAAAGCTAAGGATTCCGACATTATCTTAGCTTCCATCCCTAAATCAGGCACCACTTGGCTAAAATCACTAAGCTTTAGCATCATCAACCGCAAGAAGTGCACAATACCAGAGAGCCCTCTCCTCATCACCAATCCTCATGATCTTGTAAGATCCATGGAGTATGGTTTATTTCTGAATAGCGAAAATCCTGATCTTGAGGCCTTCTCATGTCCAAGAATTTTCTCAACACATCTACCCTACCATGCCCTACCTCAATCGATTTTGAATGCCAAATGTCGCATAATTTATATATGCAGAAACCCTTTGGATCAGTTCATTTCTCTCCGGCactttttgcttgaaaatagtGGTGAAGATCAGCAAAAAGCACTTCCTATTGATGAAGCttttgaattattttgcaaaGGTTTATACCCTTTTGGTCCCGTTTGGGATCATGCTGAGGGGTACTGGAATGCAAGCCTAAATGATGTTCAAAAGGTGGTGTTTCTCAAGTACGAGGATCTCAAAATAGATGCAACTTCTCACGTGAAGATGCTGGCAGAGTTCTTGGGATTTCCTTTTTCTCCAGAGGAAGTTGAAAATGGTGTAGTCGAAGAAATAGTTAAGCTTTGTAGCTTAGAGAATCTCAAGAATATGGAGGTGAACAAGAATGGTGTTGTTGTTAAATCTCCAACTGTTAAGTTTAAGGCTGGTTCCTATTTCAGAAAGGGAGAAGTAGGAGATtggaaaaattttctcaacaattccatGGCAGAACGTTACAAGAAGATTATGGAAGAAAAGTTGGGAAAATCTGGTTTGGCATTTGAACTGTTATGA